A single window of Tepidamorphus gemmatus DNA harbors:
- a CDS encoding septation protein A, translating into MTRPDLVERHPGPPDWVRPALELGPLAVFFLGNWKAGIFWATGLFVAATLISLAISWALLRKVPVMPLFTAVFVTVFGGLTLWLQDETFIKMKPTITNIAFAAMLLIALYFRKALLKYAFGTVFRMTDEGWRICTLRWAGFFVFLAALNEVVWRNFSTDFWVSFKVFGIFPLTLAFATFQLTLVKRYGLDAENEAGAGAGKA; encoded by the coding sequence ATGACCAGACCGGACCTTGTCGAACGGCATCCGGGACCGCCCGACTGGGTGCGCCCGGCACTCGAACTCGGACCGCTTGCGGTATTCTTCCTCGGCAACTGGAAGGCCGGCATCTTTTGGGCGACCGGCCTGTTCGTGGCCGCCACCCTGATCTCGCTGGCGATCTCGTGGGCGCTGCTGCGCAAGGTGCCGGTGATGCCGCTGTTCACCGCCGTGTTCGTCACCGTGTTCGGCGGGCTCACGCTGTGGCTGCAGGACGAGACCTTCATCAAGATGAAGCCGACGATCACCAACATCGCCTTCGCGGCGATGCTGCTGATCGCCCTCTATTTCCGCAAGGCGCTGCTCAAATACGCGTTCGGGACCGTGTTCCGGATGACCGACGAGGGCTGGCGCATCTGCACGCTGCGCTGGGCCGGCTTCTTCGTGTTCCTCGCCGCGCTCAACGAAGTCGTCTGGCGCAACTTCTCGACCGACTTCTGGGTCAGCTTCAAGGTCTTCGGTATCTTCCCGCTGACGCTGGCCTTCGCGACCTTCCAGCTCACGCTCGTGAAGCGTTACGGTCTCGACGCGGAGAACGAGGCGGGCGCGGGCGCCGGCAAGGCCTGA
- the mtaB gene encoding tRNA (N(6)-L-threonylcarbamoyladenosine(37)-C(2))-methylthiotransferase MtaB has product MSRPEIVTFGCRLNTVESESMRRLAEEAGVTDAVIINTCAVTAEAVRQARQAIRRARRDNPSARIIVTGCAAQTEPGTFAAMPEVDLVIGNGEKLRRETYAGLGLETQEKVRVNDIMELSETGAHLIEGFEGRARAFVQVQNGCDHRCTFCIIPFGRGPSRSVPMGAVVDQVRRLVANGYREVVLTGVDLTSYGSDLPGAPRLGTLVRAILRHVPELGRLRLSSIDSIEADDDLMRALAEEERLMPHLHLSLQAGDDMILKRMKRRHSRAQSVAFCETVRRLRPDTVFGADLIAGFPTETDAMFENTRAIITDCGLTHLHVFPFSPRAGTPAARMPQLDRALVRERAARLRAEGEAALIRHLDGEVGCERHVLVETGETGRTEHFTPVRFDGPAEPGAIVRARVTGHDGRRLTAVAA; this is encoded by the coding sequence ATGTCGCGTCCCGAAATCGTCACCTTCGGCTGCCGCCTCAACACCGTGGAATCCGAATCGATGCGCCGCCTGGCCGAGGAGGCGGGCGTCACCGATGCGGTGATCATCAACACCTGCGCGGTCACCGCCGAGGCGGTCCGCCAGGCGCGCCAGGCGATCCGCCGCGCCCGTCGTGACAATCCGTCGGCACGCATCATCGTCACCGGCTGCGCCGCCCAGACGGAGCCGGGCACCTTCGCGGCCATGCCCGAGGTCGATCTGGTGATCGGCAACGGCGAGAAGCTGAGGCGCGAGACCTATGCCGGGCTCGGCCTTGAGACGCAGGAGAAGGTCCGCGTCAACGACATCATGGAGCTGTCCGAGACCGGGGCGCATCTCATCGAGGGCTTCGAGGGTCGGGCGCGCGCCTTCGTGCAGGTCCAGAACGGCTGCGACCACCGCTGCACCTTCTGCATCATCCCCTTCGGTCGCGGCCCGTCGCGCTCGGTGCCGATGGGCGCCGTTGTCGACCAGGTGCGCCGGCTGGTTGCGAATGGTTACCGGGAGGTGGTGCTGACCGGGGTGGACCTCACCTCATACGGTTCCGATCTGCCCGGTGCGCCGCGTCTGGGCACATTGGTGCGGGCGATCCTGCGCCATGTTCCGGAACTCGGACGCCTGAGGCTCTCCTCGATCGATTCGATCGAGGCGGACGACGATCTGATGCGTGCGCTTGCCGAGGAGGAGCGGCTGATGCCGCATCTGCACCTGTCGCTGCAGGCCGGCGACGACATGATCCTGAAGCGGATGAAGCGCCGGCACAGTCGCGCCCAGTCGGTGGCGTTCTGCGAGACCGTGCGCCGGCTGAGGCCCGACACCGTGTTCGGCGCCGACCTGATTGCCGGATTTCCGACCGAGACGGATGCGATGTTCGAGAACACCCGGGCGATCATCACCGATTGCGGGCTCACCCACCTGCATGTCTTCCCGTTCTCGCCACGCGCCGGCACGCCCGCCGCGCGGATGCCTCAGCTCGACCGGGCCCTGGTCAGGGAGCGGGCGGCGCGACTGCGCGCCGAGGGCGAGGCGGCGCTCATCCGCCATCTCGACGGCGAAGTCGGGTGCGAGCGCCATGTGCTGGTGGAAACCGGTGAGACCGGCCGCACCGAACACTTCACGCCGGTCCGGTTCGATGGCCCGGCCGAGCCGGGCGCCATCGTCCGGGCCCGGGTCACCGGCCACGACGGCCGCCGGTTGACGGCGGTGGCAGCATGA
- a CDS encoding YggT family protein, producing MRAILDVILLVLQLYVWIVIASAIFSWLVAFNVVNTRNQFVGMIGEALWRLTEPALRPIRRFVPNLGGLDISPIILLLLIFLIQRIIILYIYPSVF from the coding sequence ATGCGCGCCATCCTCGACGTCATACTCCTCGTCCTGCAGCTCTATGTCTGGATCGTCATCGCCTCGGCGATATTCAGCTGGCTGGTGGCGTTCAACGTGGTCAACACCCGCAACCAGTTCGTCGGCATGATCGGCGAGGCGCTGTGGCGGCTGACCGAGCCGGCGCTTCGGCCGATCCGCCGCTTCGTGCCCAATCTCGGCGGCCTCGACATCTCGCCGATCATCCTGCTGCTGCTGATCTTCCTGATCCAGCGCATCATCATCCTCTACATCTATCCGAGTGTCTTCTGA
- a CDS encoding DUF167 family protein, whose protein sequence is MRLTPKGGRDAIEGPRPVSDGSWVLAARVRAVPEGGQANAALEVLLARALGVARATVAVACGHKARLKRVHVAGDPALLAERAARIGGNSGRENGR, encoded by the coding sequence GTGCGGCTGACGCCGAAAGGTGGTCGCGACGCGATCGAAGGACCACGGCCGGTCTCGGACGGGAGCTGGGTGCTGGCCGCGCGGGTGCGCGCCGTTCCAGAAGGCGGGCAGGCCAACGCGGCGCTCGAGGTCCTGCTGGCGCGGGCGCTCGGTGTCGCGCGGGCGACCGTGGCCGTCGCTTGCGGCCACAAGGCGCGGCTCAAGAGGGTGCATGTTGCGGGCGATCCGGCGCTGCTCGCCGAGCGGGCAGCGCGGATCGGCGGAAACAGCGGGCGGGAGAACGGCAGATGA
- the folD gene encoding bifunctional methylenetetrahydrofolate dehydrogenase/methenyltetrahydrofolate cyclohydrolase FolD, whose amino-acid sequence MSARIIDGKAIAAGLRAEVAAGVARLKESHGITPGLAVVLVGEDPASAVYVRNKGRQTVEAGMASFEHRLDASTSQAALLDLVRRLNDDPAVNGILVQLPLPGHIDPAAVIDTIDPAKDVDGFHVVNAGRLATGLPALVPCTPVGCVILAKQVHPDLTGLEAVVVGRSNIVGKPVAQLLLAENCTVTIAHSRTRAVADVCRRADLLVAAVGRPEMIRGGWVKPGATVIDVGINRVAAGDGTARLVGDVAFDEARQVAGAITPVPGGVGPMTIACLLRNTLEATRRQHGLEAPG is encoded by the coding sequence ATGAGCGCGCGGATCATCGACGGCAAGGCGATCGCGGCCGGTCTCAGGGCGGAGGTCGCCGCCGGCGTCGCCCGGCTGAAGGAGAGCCACGGCATCACGCCCGGGCTCGCCGTCGTGCTGGTCGGCGAGGATCCGGCCAGCGCCGTCTATGTCCGCAACAAGGGTCGGCAGACCGTCGAGGCCGGCATGGCCTCGTTCGAGCACCGGCTCGATGCGTCAACCAGCCAGGCGGCGCTGCTTGATCTGGTACGCAGGCTCAATGATGACCCGGCGGTGAACGGCATCCTCGTCCAGCTTCCCCTGCCCGGGCATATCGACCCGGCGGCGGTGATCGACACCATCGATCCAGCCAAGGACGTCGATGGCTTCCATGTCGTCAACGCCGGTCGTCTGGCGACGGGTCTGCCTGCGCTTGTGCCGTGCACGCCCGTCGGCTGCGTGATCCTGGCGAAGCAGGTCCATCCCGACCTGACAGGCCTCGAGGCGGTGGTGGTGGGCCGCTCGAACATCGTCGGCAAGCCGGTGGCGCAGCTGCTGCTTGCCGAGAACTGCACGGTGACGATCGCGCATTCGCGCACCCGCGCCGTCGCGGATGTCTGCCGGCGCGCCGACCTGCTCGTCGCCGCGGTGGGGCGGCCCGAGATGATCCGTGGCGGCTGGGTGAAGCCCGGCGCGACCGTCATCGACGTCGGCATCAACCGGGTCGCGGCGGGCGACGGCACGGCGCGGCTGGTCGGCGACGTTGCGTTCGACGAGGCGCGCCAGGTCGCCGGCGCGATCACGCCCGTCCCCGGCGGTGTCGGTCCGATGACGATCGCCTGCCTGCTGCGCAACACGCTCGAGGCCACCCGCCGGCAGCACGGACTCGAGGCGCCCGGCTGA